From the Leptolyngbya sp. O-77 genome, one window contains:
- a CDS encoding DUF4278 domain-containing protein gives MMQLTYRGIRYTLCTKLPSTKTIKGSYRGIPMTLYYSSVMPIQPFINLRYRGVSYRPVLVMPLRRAKSIAL, from the coding sequence ATGATGCAACTGACCTATCGCGGCATTCGCTACACACTCTGCACAAAACTCCCCAGCACCAAAACAATTAAAGGCAGCTATCGCGGCATTCCTATGACGCTATATTACTCGTCTGTCATGCCGATTCAGCCGTTTATCAACCTGAGATATCGCGGCGTAAGCTATCGTCCAGTGCTGGTGATGCCGCTCAGGCGGGCCAAGAGTATTGCTCTGTAG